Proteins encoded in a region of the Flavobacterium sp. PMTSA4 genome:
- a CDS encoding quinol:cytochrome C oxidoreductase codes for MYTFSSKLKTFSFILMIVGALGIGYGFFTAPKTIQDVETILNAENHGHHVAAHDAHAVEHHDAKATAEHQEHLKHVLHQLQNKPWSALYVACIFFMLIALGATAFKAINIVAQAGWSPILFRVMQAIGAYLLPGSIIFFVILLLTGFHFNHLFVWMAEGVTDPNSPNYDHLIAGKSGYLNFPFWIIRAAIFLTVWNLYRYYSRKNCLAQDNATDDLNYKKNFKLSAAFLVFFIVSESIMSWDWLMSFDPHWFSTLYGWYVFASFIVSAVTMIAVVTIYLKSKGYLEQVNSSHIHDLVKYMFGFSIFWTYLWFSQFMLIWYANIPEEVTYFKTRIDLYNLPFFGALVLNFVLPILILVNTDFKRISWIVIMASLIILFGHYIDFFNMIMPATVGDQWFIGVSEIASICFFGGLFIYVVFTALTKAPLTPKRSPFIEESKHFHY; via the coding sequence ATGTATACTTTTTCTAGTAAATTAAAAACTTTTTCTTTCATCTTGATGATTGTTGGTGCCTTAGGAATCGGTTATGGATTTTTTACCGCTCCAAAAACTATTCAAGATGTTGAAACTATATTAAATGCTGAAAATCATGGTCACCATGTAGCAGCTCACGATGCCCATGCTGTAGAACACCACGATGCAAAAGCAACTGCTGAACATCAAGAACACTTGAAACATGTTTTGCATCAATTACAAAACAAACCATGGTCAGCTTTATATGTTGCTTGTATATTCTTTATGCTAATTGCACTTGGAGCTACAGCTTTTAAAGCAATCAACATTGTTGCTCAAGCAGGTTGGTCACCAATTTTGTTTAGAGTAATGCAAGCAATTGGCGCCTATTTATTACCAGGTTCTATTATTTTCTTTGTCATTCTACTCTTAACAGGCTTTCATTTTAATCACTTATTTGTTTGGATGGCAGAAGGTGTAACCGATCCAAATAGTCCTAATTATGATCATTTGATAGCTGGTAAATCAGGTTATCTCAATTTTCCTTTTTGGATTATTAGAGCCGCAATATTCTTAACAGTTTGGAATTTATATCGTTATTATTCTAGAAAAAACTGTTTAGCCCAAGATAATGCTACTGATGATTTAAATTATAAAAAGAATTTTAAATTGTCAGCTGCTTTCTTAGTATTCTTTATTGTATCTGAATCAATAATGTCTTGGGATTGGTTAATGTCATTTGACCCACATTGGTTTAGTACTTTATACGGATGGTACGTTTTTGCTAGTTTTATAGTAAGTGCAGTTACCATGATTGCTGTTGTAACAATTTATTTAAAATCAAAAGGATATTTAGAACAAGTTAATTCTAGTCATATCCATGATTTAGTTAAGTATATGTTTGGATTTAGTATTTTTTGGACTTACTTATGGTTTTCTCAATTTATGTTGATATGGTATGCAAATATTCCTGAGGAAGTTACCTATTTCAAAACAAGAATTGATTTGTATAATTTACCATTCTTCGGTGCATTAGTTTTAAATTTTGTGTTACCAATACTGATATTAGTTAATACAGATTTCAAACGTATTTCTTGGATAGTTATTATGGCTAGTTTGATTATCCTATTTGGTCATTATATTGATTTCTTTAACATGATAATGCCAGCTACCGTTGGAGACCAGTGGTTTATCGGCGTGTCAGAGATTGCATCAATATGTTTCTTTGGTGGATTGTTCATCTATGTGGTGTTTACAGCTTTAACAAAAGCACCATTAACTCCAAAGAGAAGCCCTTTTATAGAAGAAAGTAAACATTTTCATTATTAA
- a CDS encoding c-type cytochrome produces the protein MKNLLKIIVIFGITVSITSCKNDLKPNYQYMPNMYESVAYETYSESDAFNSPTGLKGKEGQLVPQGAVKRGFQPYEYPNTTEGYEMAKANLKSPLDSLGLDLKKGQELFEIYCAICHGKAGDGKGKLVTQEKFLGVPSYKDRQITEGSIFHVITYGLNSMGSHANQLDTQERWQVAAYVQKLKSEL, from the coding sequence ATGAAGAACTTGCTTAAAATAATAGTAATTTTTGGAATAACAGTTTCAATTACATCATGTAAAAATGATTTGAAACCAAATTACCAATACATGCCTAACATGTATGAATCGGTAGCTTATGAAACATACTCTGAATCAGATGCTTTCAATTCACCAACTGGTTTAAAAGGAAAAGAAGGTCAATTGGTTCCACAAGGAGCTGTTAAAAGAGGTTTTCAACCTTATGAATATCCTAATACAACAGAAGGATATGAAATGGCAAAAGCAAATTTAAAGTCACCTTTAGATTCTTTGGGTTTAGACCTTAAAAAAGGACAAGAATTGTTCGAAATATATTGTGCTATTTGTCATGGAAAAGCTGGAGATGGAAAAGGTAAATTGGTGACACAAGAAAAATTCCTTGGAGTACCTAGTTATAAGGACAGACAAATTACAGAAGGAAGTATCTTCCACGTAATCACTTATGGATTAAACTCAATGGGTTCTCACGCTAATCAGTTGGATACTCAAGAAAGATGGCAAGTGGCTGCTTATGTTCAAAAACTGAAAAGCGAATTATAA
- a CDS encoding DUF3341 domain-containing protein produces MSSTKVIHALYNDDDVLMDAVHKTRAAHHHIEEVFTPFPVHGLDKAMGIPPTRLAICSFIYGCLGLTVATVMMNYIMIQDWPQDIGGKPSFAYYQNMPAFIPVMFELTVFFAAHLMVITFYMRSRLWPFKEAENPDVRTTDDHFLMEIAVNNNEEELLKFFNETGAVEVKVVDKH; encoded by the coding sequence ATGAGTAGTACAAAAGTTATACACGCACTATACAATGATGATGATGTTTTGATGGATGCAGTTCACAAAACAAGAGCCGCACATCATCATATTGAAGAAGTTTTTACTCCATTCCCAGTTCATGGTTTGGATAAGGCTATGGGAATACCACCAACAAGATTAGCTATATGCTCTTTTATATATGGATGTTTAGGATTAACAGTAGCTACAGTTATGATGAACTATATTATGATTCAAGACTGGCCGCAAGATATAGGTGGAAAACCAAGTTTTGCATATTATCAAAATATGCCAGCTTTCATTCCTGTAATGTTTGAATTAACTGTTTTTTTTGCAGCGCATTTAATGGTTATAACTTTTTATATGAGAAGCCGATTATGGCCATTTAAAGAAGCTGAAAATCCAGATGTAAGAACTACTGATGATCATTTTTTAATGGAAATAGCTGTCAATAATAACGAAGAAGAATTACTGAAATTTTTCAACGAAACAGGAGCAGTAGAAGTAAAAGTTGTAGATAAGCATTAA